Sequence from the Microplitis demolitor isolate Queensland-Clemson2020A chromosome 7, iyMicDemo2.1a, whole genome shotgun sequence genome:
GATTAAccattgttaaaataattaattttaattacctaaaataatttaataatgacctttagttataaataactttgctaattagttcaaaatttgttcaatctctgattaaaattataatgtatttcaatgaaaatcaattataatccgatataaattaaataagactCAATTacagtttataattaaaggtaagtataattttttaccgtaAATAAAGCAGtggtaaaaaaacaatagtaaTTGCATAAAAcgtcatattaattaatagattcatttttaaattatttaaacaataattaacaattaattacctCAATTATCATTCTCCGTGattatttttagtagatttttaaacatttacaataaataataatatataaaaaaaatttctttgtgaAAAGTGTACTTATTGAAGCGTAAAAAcatctattaattatttattatgacgGATTCAATTGATCCTATCAACTGTAAAcgtgatattttcaatattatatttgcttgaaatatttatatgactagtaaaaaaaaaattcgattggTTTGTTAATTGAGATATGTACCTTAATTATAACACATGAATTgaggtaataatttaaaaatatatttgattgaaaaattaatttaactaattGAACTCTATTGCGTATTTTCcgcacaaataaaaaatatcgttgctaaaaattgattagattttcgcgttaataaatttaaatgaataattgttATTGCAAGTACTTGAGTCTGTGCTAATTGgtcaaaattattgtgcaatcATTTTATTGACCGTGTTTAACTCAACTTTATACAAGATTAGTTACTAGTGACccaattaatgattatttttttctttttttttttacataaatttatgtaaaatttcctacatatataaatgcacatttttagttataaataatgctacttaatattgttattagtaTTAAAATCAACTgttcttgtaaaaaaaaaagtaaacaaaactGATTAACTTCAAgatgaaataattatcgatGTTTCGATAAGTTCAtgataaacaatatttaaagtttataatcaatctatttatttcaatgataatgatcagcaactttttttccaattaaccaaattactttttgtatatttaaatattatatatatatatatatatatatatatatatatatatatatatatatatatatatatatatacatatatatatatatatatatactatataccAATGATTCAtcagaataaagaaaataacgattctaatttcaataaatatccaGCTCatcattatattaaaataaataattttattaaatcgaaAATCCGTTTGttgtttattcattttttttttttgtttttttactaattacctaattataactaaatgcGATTGTGCATTTAATTGAGGCGCGTTTGATGTGAACCaccatcaatatatttattttttttattaatcaaaggGACGGGTTCCAAAAAAACCGACACATTTTTAATGAGtacatatcaattattttattgatatgtATGATAACTCCTCCACACGTAGTATTTTTAAGCTCTGTCATTTTCAGTTTTGTAAgcaaataagtaataaaaactaatagcctaaaaaaattcagtctcgttaaaaaataataactatattaTCGATTAAACACGATTAATTATACTTCTAcgataaatacatttatacaaTTATGGCATTTGTGCTTGgcaacaattattaataatgtattcttgtaaaataatttttatttttaatttatcaattaattaataaaaaaaaaatcggttgcatgatttttttttcagttgatgattaaaatatcaacaaaaatactagtgagtataataaaaataatttaataataaaatgattctATCGTGgcacaattaaaatataattattttggagGGAGTTTACTACaagatatgttttttttttggaacatGGCCCTTCGCTATATTTCATTGattgttttgtttttgttttgaatttttaaatgagaTTACCCGAGTTTGTTTGTTTCATCATCGGGTCGTCACATCCTGCGTtacaaaaagtatataataaaaatgataattatactTAAGTTTGCAGTGTGTTCGTTATTTCTCGATGCACTGTAGCTAAATCTTGAATATAACCAGCCAACCGCGAATTTAGCGTTTCCAAATTTTGCTTTTGAACTTTATTTGAACTTAACGCAAGTTCCAATTGTTCATGGACAACACTTAACGTATGACGAAGTtcattgttttctttttgcaaactctaaaatattataaaataataaatgtgattataatattatttcattaaataattaaaatttttttaattacttacaataaaatctttattctTTGTAGCCATTGTAATAGCTTTTAACTCTTCATTACGCGTTCTTAATTCATTTTCCAATGCTTCAACTCGTAGCTTAAGAGCTTCACTATTACCCTCAgatatttttccattttctaAATCTGTGTACCTTGCCTTAATTCGAGCATTTTCTTCTTTATACATTTGCAATTGTCGCTTCCATTCTTCAACATTGGCTGTAGATTCTTGCAATGCACTTGTTAACCTAGTATTATTTGTTTTGAGTATTGATAATTCAAcctacaattaaaaataaaaatatataagcaaatttttttagttttttatcaaacgaaataataatattttatttttaaattatttattacctcCCATTTTTTCGCATTAGCGGAACTCTGAGCAAGCGCAAGTTTAAGCCTatcattttcatattttaactGTAATTCAGACGATTGATTAACTTGATTAGAACTAAGCTGTCCTGATTTACCCTGATGCTGTGGACTTTCAATACTCTGTTGTTGAGCCAAAGCTATTTGTTGAGACCTTGCATGAACTgcatttttcaattcttcatCAACTTTAGATTGACATGTTCCAGGTAAAGGACTACTACTGACTGACGATGTACTATTTTGCGCAGAAATCATATTTGTATTTGGATTTGGATTATTTGAAGCCGAggtatttgaatttatcatagAGGAATTTGGAGGATCTATTAAATCTTGTTCAGATGATGGCATGCAAGAACGTTGTGTTATTGGACTGACATTTGCACTAGTTGATGGTGTTACTGATGAGCTGTTTGATTGCAATTTTGCTCCCGCTATTTTCGTTGCTTCTTTTACTTCgtgaaatttttcgataaactgaaacaaaaaataataatattattattgaaataaataatcttaagtaaaaagttaaattaactgaaaaaaacagaaaaatatatttatatctcatTTCGTGTACTATTGAACCAGTTCGAaagaattatataaaactataaCAATTCATGGAATATCAATTtccaaatgaaataaaaaaatattcactatTGGGATTTATTGTTACATCTACTTGTGCTTTTAGTGAGTATCATCAATGAACATAAAAAGTatgaaactatttttaaaacatacaATATAATCATACACTATGATCAATCGGTGTTATgtattgttatcatttttttttctatttaaaaactaatttaaaaaataaactgataaGAAATTTCGACTTTTTAATact
This genomic interval carries:
- the LOC103569131 gene encoding homer protein homolog 2 is translated as MTSGKETMGEQPIFTCKAHVFHIDPKTKRSWVSASTAAVSVSFFYDSTRSLYRIISVEGTKAVINSTITPSMTFTKTSQKFGQWSDVRANTVYGLGFSSEAELGKFIEKFHEVKEATKIAGAKLQSNSSSVTPSTSANVSPITQRSCMPSSEQDLIDPPNSSMINSNTSASNNPNPNTNMISAQNSTSSVSSSPLPGTCQSKVDEELKNAVHARSQQIALAQQQSIESPQHQGKSGQLSSNQVNQSSELQLKYENDRLKLALAQSSANAKKWEVELSILKTNNTRLTSALQESTANVEEWKRQLQMYKEENARIKARYTDLENGKISEGNSEALKLRVEALENELRTRNEELKAITMATKNKDFISLQKENNELRHTLSVVHEQLELALSSNKVQKQNLETLNSRLAGYIQDLATVHREITNTLQT